From candidate division TA06 bacterium, the proteins below share one genomic window:
- the thiS gene encoding sulfur carrier protein ThiS codes for MIKVNGEQHPWRQGLNVTKLLAEKNYVFHAIIVRINEKFIPPEEYDAALISDGDSVETIHLITGG; via the coding sequence ATGATAAAAGTTAATGGAGAACAACATCCCTGGCGGCAGGGGCTGAATGTTACAAAGCTTCTGGCCGAGAAGAACTACGTGTTCCACGCCATCATCGTGCGGATAAACGAGAAGTTCATCCCGCCGGAGGAATACGATGCTGCCTTGATAAGCGATGGCGACAGCGTGGAGACCATACATCTGATAACCGGGGGGTGA